Genomic window (Marinifilum sp. JC120):
CAGAAATGCTTTGATCGCATCAGCATCATTGCCAGAATCGGTTCTTTCTGATCCCAACCTAACTGACAAACAAAAGATCATTGTGCGACTGATCCGGGACAGTGGGGAAAAAATGCTTGAGATACTTGAGTCAAGCTTAACACTTTATCGGATAGAAGAAGGAACTTATAAAAAAAAATTTACGACTGTAAATCTATTCGAAATACTCTCAACTGTTGTCGAACGTATCACTAGCTCCCATTCAAGTTACAAACATGAAATTAAAATCACCTGCATGGGCGCTGATGACACTGAAAGCGATTATTTTCCCGTAACTGGAGATAAGTTTCTTCTCTACAGCATCTTCATGAACCTACTTACAAATGCATTAGAAGCTTCTCCTCAAGGAAAGCCAATTGCAGTTATTCTCAGTAAAAACAAGTATTGTTCCATCGCTATTAGCAACTACGGAGCAGTTCCAGAGAGCATAAGAGACACTTTTTTCAACAAAATGATTACATCAGGCAAAGAATTCGGAACTGGACTGGGAACATACTTAGCCATGATGATGGTCAAAGCTCAAAATGGCAATATTGAGTTAAACTGTTCTACCCCCGAAATGACAACCATATATGTCCACCTGCCCAAGGCCTAACTGCAACATCGCATTTATTCGGACTCTCCGCTCCGGGGAATATATGACCCCTCTTATATTTCATATTCCCTCTAAACACGCTTTTATAGGTGAAAAAAACTAAAGACAAAAAGCAAGTTCAACCGCGGCAAAGACAGGCCTATACTCCAAGCTTCCTCGAAAAAAGACTGGTTAGCGGTACGCAGCCAGTTGCCCCTTCTCAGTCAACCGATACTTCTGATTTCTACTCTTGGCCTTGTTGGGAATGGTCATTTCCAC
Coding sequences:
- a CDS encoding sensor histidine kinase produces the protein MIKFLTKVRQKSYLAVIILIILFFVLFIIQNTEQIQIAFLFWTIQISRALVLLGTLLLGILIGTIATIMRGIRDKTATSTSDMKKFKLQNKILEQDDVITDMQSERYKLKRSLEKLDTESQNTIDRIDGYKKKQRITDAELTINIADLDDANQSISILKTEIDRLHEEIEVRELIEKMIHHDLRNALIASASLPESVLSDPNLTDKQKIIVRLIRDSGEKMLEILESSLTLYRIEEGTYKKKFTTVNLFEILSTVVERITSSHSSYKHEIKITCMGADDTESDYFPVTGDKFLLYSIFMNLLTNALEASPQGKPIAVILSKNKYCSIAISNYGAVPESIRDTFFNKMITSGKEFGTGLGTYLAMMMVKAQNGNIELNCSTPEMTTIYVHLPKA